The DNA window TCGAATCCCTTTGAATtctcggcgagaagacgaagaattcgatACTGAAACTCTTGAGCGGGTTCGGATTTCTCAATTCTCGGCCAAACAGAAAAGACTTTGGCTAAATCATCATTGGGCACAGACAAGACTGACTTAAACAgctcttcttttgttgtaATTGCTTTAGCTACGCTTTCACGGGCCGGCTTAGGGGGAGCGGCTATTCCAAAAAGACGCTTCAAAGCTGCTTTGAGTCCTCCTCCTTCCTTCGACGTCCACTTAGGCTTTTCTTTAACGGCGTTAGCTGCATTCTTCAGCAGGTCAATTCTTCCACCGGTCACGCACTTGTACACGTCATCGGCATCAAACTTTTTTCCTGCTGcttcaaatcgtttcttcaGAAACTCCTTGGCCTCCTCctcgctgacgtcacgtgaaaatACCAGTTTAAGGCGAGATGAACTGCTCACTGACCTCATTACATCGAGAGCCACCCCACTGGAATCAACCAGTATCCAGTGAATCACGCCATCATCTGCGTGGTCTTTAGCCCTATCAAGTAACTTGCGAAGTTCCTCCGGCCCTCGAAGATCAGACggaggaagaggaacgaGTTTGTTGACCCCGTCAATGATGATCGTCGTCACTCGACCGTTTGCATATTCCCTCGCTGATTCACCCAAACGGTGGGTTACTTCACTAAGAGAAATTTCAGGCGCTTGCTCTTTGGCAAATGCCTTCCTTATTAAGTTAGGGACCGCATTTAAAAGGCCATGCATGACTGCAGGTTGATCCATGGAGAAGGCTTTAGCAAGACACTTATAAAGTGGCTGCTCTGCAGTGACGTAATGAACACCCTTGACTCCTTCCTTGCGCAACTCATCGACTACTTCCATCATTGCACGCGATTTTCCTGCTCGGTGAGGCCCAATGTAAACATGAAAATATGACGAGGGGGAGAAAGGGCTCATGATCAGTTCTCTGAGtctcgctttctcttccgtTCGATCAACGTAATCTTCATTGGCAATGGGGGACAACTTCTTATTGGTAGTCGaagagagacgtttttcAAAATACAAAATTCTTCCACAGCAATAGAGAAAGTATCCCGCAGCCGAAGCGAGGAGGATCGAAGTCTTTGCTACATTAATGAAAGGGGTGGGTTAGGGGATTTTTTAACATCTACTTCCTAGCAAATACCATTTCGTGACACAAAGTCTTTCAATTGAAGCAGTCTATTAGAGCCACTAGCTGGGAAGGTCAACGAAAAGTTGAAAAGCGTCCTGATACCGCTCAAAAAGTTTCTGCCTTTCATATTTGCCCATATGTCTTTCCATCGCTGAAATTTCAATGGAGGCCGTTCATTAGAGCCGCTACCTGGGAGGGTCAACAAAGAGTTGAGCGGTGGCGGCATCTCCTGATACCGCTGGAAACGTTTCTACCATTTTTTTTGCCATTTTCAGCAAAAAGTCTTCCAATTGGTAGTGAGAGACGTTGCTTTGCACTACTCCAGCCGCAGCCGCCCTTGAGAAGAAGCCCGTTGCTCAAAGTACTGTAACAAACGAATCAATAGATACATTGGATCAATCCACTTTACAAATACATACTGATTCAAACGAGACAAAAGCATTTCGAATTCTTTTAATTCAACGGCCCGGGCCGCACACACACtctctattaattaattaagctaaTGATAAAAAACACATTAGTGACATTACTATTCTTTCCCAACAAAACTTTGAACAAGTCACGTGACACTCTAGACGACGTATGGGTTACAATGTCGCCGGGGAGCAGGCGTGTCATATTATATATTCATCATGTGACGTTCAACAatcagcggcggcggagatcGTTTGCCTAGTTCGTTTCCCTAGTACGTAAAACGATCCCCGCCCGCCGCGCGGGCCCCCAACATGCATTCTCCGGCGGCAAGTCGCAATAAGTCCGTCAAGGAAAAGGTGTAAGTGTGagggaaagcggcggcggtggcggcggctgAGTGGTggcaaaatcaaaaagctACGACGCTTCGGCTCTCTCACCTGCCGATTGAAAGCTTTTAGATCGTCACCAGAACCAGGATCGTCCGATTGGAGCGGTGCCGAACTCAGCCGAAGAGATTCGAGCGCACAATGACTTGTGGGAAGTCCCCAACTGGCGCATGCGCAGTGAGCAGCGGTATCTAACCATAGATGTATGAGAGATCATCTATGATCTAACTAGATGTAATTACATCTATGGTGAAACTGGCTGATTTCGAGCAGGAAATTTTTAGACAAACCCCATTAGGAACttgtttaattattaaaaggCTAAGGCAGCGCTGAAAAGGTTTTTCTGCAGTTATCTTCGCGTTTTTGCTGTTTATCGGAATTTTCGCGCCGCGCAACGACTTCGTGTTTATAGACCGAGCGGTACGTAGAGGCGAGGAGAGCGACAGCCGagcgtttcttttgctttttcgcCGGGTTTTCGCGGTGCGCGGGGCCCGGTGATGTTTCTGTGTGATCGCGTCTCTTTGGTGggcgttttcttacctttgTCGTTGTTGATGTTGAgccttcgtttcttcccAACGAGGGGCCTCATTTCCATTCGTCTACCCCATTGCGGGGGCCCCATTTCCCTACGGTGCTAATTATCTCGCTGCGTTCTTCgcccttctcttctttccgctTTTGCTCCGTTTTTGCTGCGCGTGACGTGTTCCAAGCTGTATATAGACGTAATAAGATTAGCCACGTGACCTCTCGAACCAGTGAGTCCCtagtcaggtgacctgacccTTCACGTGACTCGGGGAGAAGGGTCAGGCCTATGTCTAACTGTTGCCGCCGCACTGTACAGTGCGGCCCAATCACAGGCCGAGACCTCTGTGACGTCGTtatcaaattaattacgtaGTACTCGCTGGCACGTGATCTCTGAGCCTCGAAAGAAGGGACCTTTATCGAACGCGGCGATAGAAAAAGCAATCGACTTCTCAGCTGCGAAGCTTCTCATCGAAAACGTCTATcccgacgatcgacgattaCCTTCCAAATATCAAGCTcgctgcgcgtcgacgaaggttCAAAAGTCGTGCATTCGCCGCAGCCTAGATACAACTCCAAAGCCATGTATCGTGTGCTGGTCGACCGTGTGGTCAattacgtcacaatcaagCTAAGTGGATAATTGGGGCTTCCGGATTCCTACGGCAACACTTCGACATAGGGCGTTTGACCTGACCCTTCTCCCCGGGTCACGTGAAgggtcaggtcacctgactaGTGAGTCCCCATTCGTGCACTTGGGGCCCCGCCGACAATGTCCCATCtagtctttcttcttcccttTCTTAAGCGGCTCGGCCCGTACTCCGGCGATCTTTCCCTTCTCCGTCGCGCCGACGCTTACACGGAAGCGGAAATCGTACAGACTACGCCtcgtcgcgaaagcgaattcTCTCGATCTCGACCTCATACCGCTCGTTCATACTGTACGTTCGGTCACTTGGGATTCGTGCTGAAGCACGAACCCGCGCGACGTGACGTTAGTGGCATTCCGATTCAGCGGCGCTAGCCaaacgactcgtcgccgacgtggCGCGTCTCCATCCGAACGCGAAGCGAATacacgtcggcggcggcgaagtcgGCGGAATAGGAAAACCAACCCCTCCACCAATGCACTCACCTCACCCTTTCCATACCGTTTCCCCTTACAATACGCATATGAGGCACTTATCTAATAGTTCCCCTCTTGATAATTCCCCTCCTGTGAATTGAGCCACGTCCCTCCAGAAAAATTTCCCCACGTTTCTTCATAATTGCTGTTCCCGCAACTTGAACCAACTTCAGTCTACGAcaatgaaaatgacgttAGGAGAGCACCTTGACTGACGACTTAGGCATACTAACCCTGTGTCCCAGTGGACTCCGCAGCATGTCCTGCCGACAcccctagaaaaaaaaccaatAATGTACTACCGCATTAATTAgggaagaaaataaaaataaagaatgaAGGGTCGTTTAGTGTCGCTACGGACGATGTCGATCGCGACAAGACGGGAGGCTTTTGATCAGTCAATGCGAGCTCGTGCGAATAACCGCTAGTCTGGACCGGAGCTATAAATATAGAGTCTGGACATAGATGTTTGGATGCCAGACCCTCCCCGAGCGAGGGTCTGGCATGCAGCGTCGAGACGAGACCCCAGTCGTTTGTTCTAGATTGGAAGAGCTAAAGAAGATGCTCGACGGCAACAAGGACGGCCAAAAACTCGAATCGATGAAGCGAATCATAGGAGTAAGCGggcgaagcgaaagcgtggtcacgtgacgcATCTCTAAGGCCGAAACGTCTCCGCTCTTTTCCGCGCCGTCGTGAAGAACGTCGTGTCGAAGTACGAATGCGCGTATCAAGAAACTCGTTTACGTTAACCTAATGCGCTATGCCGAAGAAGAACAGGATCTCGCTCTTCTCATCAGCACCTCTCAGAAAGCTCTCAAGGcagagagacagagacatATCAAAATAGCCACTTGATCGACCCTACCCATAGTACGTCTAGGATTCGCGCCAGCGCTTTGCGTGTACTCTCAAGCACACGCGTTCCCGTTATGATGCTTGCGCTGAAGGAGGTAGGCATCATAAGAggataatttaattaacatgCATAAGTTCAAAGTTTATTGAGTTCGTCAATAACGTTCTGAAGATTGGAGGCATCATCTTCCTTCGTAATCGTCACCGGAATCTTCGTGGTTTTCATGACgcacaatttgtcttcgACTGCTTTTGACCATCCAATGCCCGTTCTCATTTCCAGCGGATAGAAAACTTCTCCTTCCTTTCCAGCCAgctcaaaatcaatcaaCGTAATGCGTTGAGTATTCTCGTTGTACATGATGTTTGGTCTTCTAAGGTCTCCGTGAACAAAGTCAGTGGAACCCAAAGATTTCATTGCGACTTCCAGAGCGTCGATCACTGCAGCCTTATGTTCCTCCAGGTAATTGTCTGGGAGTTCAGAAAGGGGAGAAGCGTCTGAAACTTCGTCCATGACTATCATTGTCTTTCCCGCGTGCTTATCAACGCAAAGCAGTCTTGGTGCGAGAGGTGGATCGAGCTTAGACAAATGAGCATGTGCCTTTTCACCGTATTGCAAAGCGGTGAACTTGACGACAATtgatttctccttctcgccacttcctttttctttagcctTGAAAGTCATTCCTTTATAGCACTTCTCGTATTTAAACGAACGCATCGAACCGTTTTTGTAGCTAGTGACAGAAGGATACATCATCAGATCGTTCCCTTCATAGACAGCCACCAGCCTCTTCAGTCCTTCAAGCCACTTTCCAAGCACACGAGCCACTTGAACTTTATTAAGGACGTCACAGAGGACAGACGCCAGGTGTGTGTACGccatcttcgttttcgttattTGGTGTACATGTATGAATGGGTCGCCTTCATTTTCATCATAAACAACAATAGTTGCAAAAATTGATAGCAGATTTCTTTGAAATGTAAAGCCAAAGCAGGGAAAGTAGCCCTCAACGGCGGCAAGAGGGCAATCACTGGCAGAAAGGAAGCGTCGTATGATGTACTGgtattgaagaaattgaaaaacagGATCTCCTTTACAAAGGCGTGTTTTCACTTCGCCTGTGCCAATACGGACTGCCTTGTTGCTTTTAAGGCGAAAAGTGACATCAGCTCTGGTCGAAGATCCGCCCACGTCGAAAGACACAGTACCTAGGCCTTTGCCAGCTTGATCCTGAGCGTCTGTTTCAATACTGAAATCCAGACCATGACTTATCAGCCATCGAGAAAAGACTTCGCTGAGAGATTTGCTGATGTCGTTATCACTGGCATCAAAGTCTACATGGACAAGACAGTCAGCGGAGAGCAAGTCAAGCTCtgaatcgtcgttgtcgtccaaAAAGAATGGAAGAAATGCATCCGAGTATGAGGCAGCAAACTTGGATCCAGTTAGGAAATTCTCAGAAAATACGTTATGATCCTTAGTTGATACATCCCCTGGCGACATAAGCGTATCCTAAAAGAATTAGCTAATGAAGACACATAAATTATGCCATTATCATACCGAACACTTAATTTCAACATCATTGGAAGTGAGTTTTTTCGATTGGTCGTTTCTCAGGGCAATGCAGCGATACCATCCGAAGTCTTCCCGCCTCCGCAAAATCAAATTCAGTGTGGAATCGTTACCTTGTTTCACATCTTTCCAatactttttctctctattcttcgtcgtcgtattcaCTATTGTGGATCCATTGGTAACGGACGTTTGACCCTGaacaacgaaaacgaagactgACATTTTCGTCCCAGCTTGCTTTAAGGTGAGTGGGATTGTCAATAATCTTCCATTCTAGAATTGCGCCATAGcataaaaaaaaataaaataaataaactgACCTCGGGCGCCATCTTCGATCTGCTCTTCGTCCTTTCCAGCACCTTTTGCTCGTTCGGCTTCAATTTGTCGTTCCGCGTCTTCAGCTTTTCGTTCGGCCTTTACTCGTCCGGCTCGTTCGtcttcagcttctcgttCGGCCTTTGCTCGTCCGGCTCGTTCGGCTTCAGCTTCGGCTCGTCGGGTTTCAGCTTCTCGTTCGGCCTTTACTCGTCCGGCTCGTTCGGCTTCAGCTTCTCGTTCGGCCTTTGCTCGTTCGGCTCGTTCGGCTTCAGCTTCTCGTTCGGCCGCTTCAGCTCGTGCTatcgcttttttcgctaTTTCcatcgcgtcgaaattttGGGTTAGGTCGTCCATTTCACGCTCCGCTCGACCGTTTATGAGTtgaactagataatgatggcctttcgTGAACCATCATgggatccccgaacacccccAGCGCATTCTTATTACTCTAATTTTTGTAAAGCCTTTTTGCATACTCTGCATCGCACTGCCTAACCACGTGAGTTGGCATGCTTTATTTTTGGCAAAAGTCTACAATTTGACCTCTTATGTAAGCGTGACACAGGGCTATACCTCTCCTAACCCCAACCTCTGCCCCTTTGGGTGATCGTGtcacgaggcccattatcagctcgcagttgggtttgcgtgctgcgagctgcgctcgcagcacgacaaacccaacgtgctcctttactgcgttccctTTATGAATGTTACTGATAAAGCTCATTGCTATGTGCCCGTTATGTTTAATAGTACAGTGCCAATCAGCATAAACTTCCAAAATGACTCTCGCGCGCTAATCCTCACGAAATTTAAATTCTTTTAACTTTTGGGGTTTCTGTACCCgtaattcaaaaaaaagacactTTACGCAAGCATTTTAGCAAAAAAGCGAACTAAATCGCTTCACCCGttcgtcagaaaaaaatgatgtcGCAGTTTGTGCGTCGTTTTGGGCTTTGCGATTTTTTGGCTTCCTATGAGCATCGCGCCAAACCCCGCCTATCGTTTTCTGCATCTTATTAGTTTATCTAAATTTTCATAATAGCGATTTGCGATTTatgcgatcgttttctcggTAGAGCAATTTTTCTCCAAATAAGtccttctcgttttcgcgatttttctaTCTCAGCGTACCCTATagttcgaattttttttaacTGATGCGTAGGGAAAGGGTAGATCTAACTTTTCATAATAGGGATTTCTCAAATTTGGCTTCGTTTTTGAGATTCGAACGCCAAAAGAATTTGCTAATTATGGCCTAGCGCGCGCACCAGTTTTAgacagaaaatcgtctcgatTTTCGGCATTACGAGGGTCCGTTTTAGATTTCGTGAATGACAATTACTTTGTTAGTACATAATGCGTCCTATGCGAG is part of the Oscarella lobularis chromosome 6, ooOscLobu1.1, whole genome shotgun sequence genome and encodes:
- the LOC136188490 gene encoding uncharacterized protein, with the protein product MLLSRLNHTLSNGLLLKGGCGWSSAKQRLSLPIGRLFAENGKKNGSGSNERPPLKFQRWKDIWANMKGRNFLSGIRTLFNFSLTFPASGSNRLLQLKDFVSRNAKTSILLASAAGYFLYCCGRILYFEKRLSSTTNKKLSPIANEDYVDRTEEKARLRELIMSPFSPSSYFHVYIGPHRAGKSRAMMEVVDELRKEGVKGVHYVTAEQPLYKCLAKAFSMDQPAVMHGLLNAVPNLIRKAFAKEQAPEISLSEVTHRLGESAREYANGRVTTIIIDGVNKLVPLPPSDLRGPEELRKLLDRAKDHADDGVIHWILVDSSGVALDVMRSVSSSSRLKLVFSRDVSEEEAKEFLKKRFEAAGKKFDADDVYKCVTGGRIDLLKNAANAVKEKPKWTSKEGGGLKAALKRLFGIAAPPKPARESVAKAITTKEELFKSVLSVPNDDLAKVFSVWPRIEKSEPAQEFQYRILRLLAENSKGFEKATELRDRAGQDDFKAKGVDCDAAIRQLLKRDLLRYVNLGELELHSNAIKYIVLNEGHPLKSGGDDEKK
- the LOC136188058 gene encoding octapeptide-repeat protein T2-like, which produces MDDLTQNFDAMEIAKKAIARAEAAEREAEAERAERAKAEREAEAERAGRVKAEREAETRRAEAEAERAGRAKAEREAEDERAGRVKAERKAEDAERQIEAERAKGAGKDEEQIEDGAREWKIIDNPTHLKASWDENVSLRFRCSGSNVRYQWIHNSEYDDEE